In one Macaca fascicularis isolate 582-1 chromosome 6, T2T-MFA8v1.1 genomic region, the following are encoded:
- the LOC135971538 gene encoding double homeobox protein 4C-like, which produces MALPTPGDGALPAGARGRGRRRRLVWTPSQREALRACFERNPYPGIATREELAQAIGIPEPRVQIWFQNERSRQLRQHRRESRPWPGKRGPQEGRRKRTAVTRSQTALLLRAFQQDRFPGIATREELARETGLPESRIQIWFQNRRARHPGQGGGAPAHAGGPGDAAPGGCPPAPSPVASTHTGAWGTGLPAPHVPCAPWTLPPGAFVGQGAGAVAPLQPSQAAQAAGISHPAPAGGDWDFSYAALATPEGALSHPQTPRGWPPRPSQWRGDRDPQHHSLPGPCSVGQPGPAGAEPQGQGVLAPPTSQGSPWWGWGQGPQVAGAAWEPQVGAAPPPGPAPPEASAGQEQMQAIRAPSPPLQEPGRSSALPCSLLDELLETPEFLQQGQPLLETEAPTELQDVGEPALLEPLLLSDEEYRALLEEL; this is translated from the coding sequence ATGGCTCTCCCGACACCCGGCGACGGCGCCCTCCCGGCGGGAGCCCGAGGACGAGGACGGCGAAGGAGACTCGTTTGGACCCCgagccagagggaggccctgcgagcctgctttgagcggaacccgtacccgggcatcgccaccagggaagagctggcccaggccatcggcattccggagcccagggtccagatttggtttcagaacgagAGATCGCGCCAGCTGAGGCAGCACCGGCGGGAATCTCGGCCCTGGCCCGGGAAACGCGGCCCGCAAGAAGGCAGGCGAAAGCGGACCGCCGTCACCCGGTCCCAGACCGCCCTGCTCCTGCGAGCCTTCCAGCAGGATCGCTTTCCAGGCATCGCCACCCGGGAAGAACTGGCCAGAGAGACGGGCCTCCCGGAGTCCCGgattcagatttggtttcagaaccggagggccaggcacccaggccagggtggcgGGGCACCGGCGCACGCAGGCGGCCCGGGCGACGCGGCCCCCGGCGGGTGTCCCCCCGCTCCCTCGCCGGTCGCCTCCACCCACACCGGGGCGTGGGGAACGGGGCTTCCCGCCCCCCACGTGCCCTGCGCGCCCTGGACCCTCCCACCGGGGGCTTTcgtgggccagggagcaggggccgtcgccccgctgcagcccagccaggctgcgcAGGCAGCAGGGATCTCCCATCCCGCCCCGGCAGGCGGGGATTGGGATTTTTCCTACGCTGCCCTGGCGACTCCGGAAGGGGCgctctcccaccctcagactcCCCGGGGGTGGCCTCCGCGCCCGAGCCAATGGCGGGGGGATCGGGACCCGCAGCACCACAGCCTGCCGGGCCCTTGCTCGGTGGGACAGCCTGGGCCCGCTGGAGCTGAGCCGCAGGGCCAGGGTGTGCTGGCGCCGCCCACGTCCCAGGGGAGtccgtggtggggctggggccaggggccccAGGTCGCCGGGGCGGCGTGGGAGCCCCAAGTCGgggcagctccacctccggggcccGCGCCCCCGGAGGCCTCCGCGGGGCAGGAGCAGATGCAAGCCATCCGGGCGCCCTCCCCGCCGCTCCAGGAGCCTGGGCGCTCGTCTGCactcccctgcagcctgctggaTGAGCTCCTGGAGACCCCCGAGTTTCTGCAGCAGGGGCAACCTTTGCTGGAAACGGAGGCCCCGACGGAGCTGCAGGACGTGGGAGAGCCCGCTTTGCTGGAACCGCTACTCCTCAGCGACGAGGAGTACCGGGCTCTGCTGGAGGAGCTTTAG